One segment of Agromyces albus DNA contains the following:
- a CDS encoding BMP family lipoprotein, translating into MKVTIKKAALGGLAMFGAAVLLAGCAAAPEENGGDEGEALDFLPCMVSDAGGFDDKSFNQLGFEGATRAADELGVELTEVQSESETDYAPNITSLVDQGCNVIVTVGFALSAATVEAATANPDINFVIIDDAADNDFDGEIDAPNIKPIIFDTAQAAFLAGYAAAAYSKTGVVGTFGGMNFPTVSIFMDGFAQGVEYHNTEKGTAVKVLGWDPAAQDGVFTGGFEANDTARNTAQGLIDQNVDVLLPVGGPIYQSAAAAIREAGREIAMIGVDADFTETDPSVADLMLTSILKGIDVGTYDAVLAAGNDEFDTTPFVGTLENEGVGIAPFHDFESKVPAELQGELDDLKAAIIAGDIEVTSYLAE; encoded by the coding sequence GTGAAGGTCACGATCAAGAAGGCCGCACTCGGCGGTCTCGCGATGTTCGGCGCAGCCGTGCTGCTCGCCGGATGCGCAGCCGCTCCTGAGGAGAATGGCGGCGACGAGGGTGAGGCGCTCGACTTCCTGCCCTGCATGGTCTCCGATGCCGGCGGCTTCGACGACAAGTCCTTCAACCAGCTCGGATTCGAGGGCGCGACGAGGGCCGCCGACGAACTCGGCGTCGAGCTCACCGAAGTGCAGTCCGAGTCCGAGACCGACTATGCGCCGAACATCACGAGCCTCGTCGACCAGGGCTGCAACGTCATCGTCACGGTCGGCTTCGCGCTCTCCGCTGCGACGGTCGAGGCGGCGACGGCCAACCCCGACATCAACTTCGTCATCATCGACGACGCCGCCGACAACGACTTCGACGGTGAGATCGACGCCCCGAACATCAAGCCGATCATCTTCGACACCGCCCAGGCGGCATTCCTCGCCGGCTACGCAGCGGCGGCCTACTCGAAGACCGGCGTCGTCGGCACCTTCGGCGGTATGAACTTCCCGACGGTCTCGATCTTCATGGACGGCTTCGCCCAGGGCGTCGAGTACCACAACACCGAGAAGGGCACGGCCGTCAAGGTCCTCGGATGGGACCCGGCTGCGCAGGACGGCGTCTTCACGGGCGGCTTCGAGGCGAACGACACCGCACGCAACACGGCGCAGGGCCTCATCGACCAGAACGTCGACGTGTTGCTCCCCGTCGGTGGCCCGATCTACCAATCGGCCGCCGCTGCGATTCGTGAGGCCGGTCGCGAGATCGCGATGATCGGTGTCGACGCCGACTTCACCGAGACCGATCCCTCGGTCGCCGACCTGATGCTCACGTCGATCCTCAAGGGCATCGACGTCGGCACCTACGACGCCGTGCTCGCCGCGGGCAACGACGAGTTCGACACGACGCCGTTCGTGGGAACGCTCGAGAACGAGGGCGTCGGCATCGCGCCGTTCCACGACTTCGAGTCGAAGGTCCCCGCCGAGCTCCAGGGCGAGCTCGACGACCTCAAGGCCGCGATCATCGCGGGCGACATCGAGGTCACGTCCTACCTCGCCGAGTAA
- a CDS encoding ABC transporter ATP-binding protein produces the protein MKLELRGITKRFGSLVANDHIDLTVEAGEIHALLGENGAGKSTLMNVLYGLYQADSGEVLLDGEVQHFAGPGDAMAAGIGMVHQHFMLIPVFTVAENVMLGNESTKAGGVLDLPTARAKVREISERFGFHVDPDALVDNLPVGVQQRVEIIKALSRDARVLVFDEPTAVLTPQETDELMGIMRQLKQSGTSIVFITHKLREVREVADRITVIRLGKVVGEAAPTATNAELASLMVGRAVELTVHKEEPKLGDPALVVEGLTVIDPVGHLVVNDVSFTVRRGEILAVAGVQGNGQTELTEALVGLQPRVRGSINLDGIELSSASVRKILDAGVGFVPEDRTEDGLIGEFTIAENLMLDRSEGAPFIRAGSIQRGVLDDFAREKVAEFDVRTQGIDEKVRQLSGGNQQKVVLARELSRELRLLVAAQPTRGVDVGSIEFIHKRIVEARDSGVPVVVVSTELDEVTALADRIMVMYRGSIVGIVPGNTPRDVLGLMMAGEVPAEGAAA, from the coding sequence ATGAAGCTCGAACTTCGCGGCATCACGAAGCGATTCGGCAGCTTGGTCGCCAACGACCACATCGATCTCACCGTCGAGGCCGGAGAGATCCACGCCCTCCTCGGTGAGAACGGCGCAGGCAAGTCGACGCTCATGAACGTGCTCTACGGCCTCTACCAGGCCGACTCCGGCGAGGTGCTCCTCGATGGCGAGGTGCAGCACTTCGCCGGTCCCGGCGATGCCATGGCCGCCGGCATCGGCATGGTGCACCAGCACTTCATGCTCATCCCGGTCTTCACCGTCGCCGAGAACGTCATGCTCGGCAACGAGTCGACCAAGGCCGGGGGCGTGCTCGACCTCCCCACTGCACGCGCCAAGGTGCGCGAGATCTCCGAGCGCTTCGGCTTCCACGTCGACCCCGACGCGCTCGTCGACAACCTGCCGGTCGGCGTGCAGCAGCGGGTCGAGATCATCAAGGCGCTGTCTCGAGACGCGCGCGTGCTCGTCTTCGACGAGCCGACCGCGGTGCTCACACCGCAGGAGACCGACGAGCTCATGGGCATCATGCGCCAGCTCAAGCAGTCGGGCACGTCGATCGTCTTCATCACCCACAAGCTCCGCGAGGTGCGAGAGGTCGCCGATCGCATCACCGTGATCCGGCTCGGCAAGGTCGTCGGCGAAGCCGCGCCCACCGCGACGAACGCCGAGCTCGCCTCACTCATGGTCGGCCGCGCGGTCGAGCTCACGGTGCACAAAGAGGAGCCGAAGCTCGGCGATCCGGCGCTCGTGGTGGAAGGCCTCACGGTCATCGACCCCGTCGGGCACCTCGTCGTGAACGACGTGAGCTTCACCGTGCGCCGTGGCGAGATCCTCGCCGTCGCCGGCGTGCAGGGCAACGGCCAGACCGAGCTCACCGAGGCGCTCGTCGGCCTCCAGCCGCGGGTCCGCGGCTCGATCAACCTCGACGGCATCGAGCTCAGCAGCGCGAGCGTCCGCAAGATCCTCGATGCGGGTGTCGGGTTCGTTCCCGAAGACCGCACCGAAGACGGCCTCATCGGCGAGTTCACGATCGCCGAGAACCTCATGCTCGATCGCAGCGAGGGTGCACCGTTCATCAGGGCCGGCAGCATCCAGCGCGGCGTGCTCGACGACTTCGCTCGCGAGAAGGTCGCGGAGTTCGACGTGCGCACGCAGGGCATCGACGAGAAGGTGCGCCAGCTCTCCGGCGGCAACCAGCAGAAGGTGGTGCTCGCGCGTGAGCTCAGCCGTGAGCTCCGCCTGCTCGTCGCCGCCCAGCCGACTCGCGGCGTCGACGTCGGCTCCATCGAGTTCATCCACAAGCGCATCGTCGAGGCGCGCGACTCCGGGGTGCCGGTGGTCGTCGTCTCCACAGAGCTCGATGAGGTCACCGCGCTCGCCGACCGGATCATGGTCATGTATCGCGGCAGCATCGTCGGCATCGTCCCGGGCAACACTCCCCGCGATGTGCTCGGCCTCATGATGGCGGGGGAAGTCCCCGCAGAAGGAGCCGCCGCATGA
- a CDS encoding ABC transporter permease — protein sequence MSDPQEPRGDATGAHDTDADVAIEEPAASSPTAGTARESARAAAMGPGGTAPPAAGPTDVEPPSRWHTTFQQIVTGNAIISVLAVVLALIVGAIMIAFTDERVQEASAYFFSRPSDMLLAIWDSVSGAYAALFQGSIYNFRRDDFIAGIRPLTETLTFATPLIAGGLGVGLAFRVGMFNIGGRGQMLIAASVAGWIGFGFDLPWGLHMIVALIGGLVGGALWAGVAGLLKARTGAHEVIVTIMLNYVAFYLVSWMLRTPGLLQAPGSSNPKTPAMKETAIFPELLGPQYNLHFGFILVIIATVVVWWILTRSSLGFRFRAVGENPNAARAAGINVKAMYVYAMLIAGALLGLAGVSQVLGTVTTGFTAGIDAGIGFDAITVALLGRSRPWGIFIAGILFGAFKAGGFSMQAAEGVPIEIVLVVQSLIVLFIAAPPLVRTIFRLPAPGGPRRPRPLVSKEVEAK from the coding sequence ATGAGCGACCCCCAGGAGCCCCGCGGCGATGCGACCGGCGCTCACGACACCGACGCCGATGTCGCGATCGAAGAGCCGGCTGCGTCGTCGCCCACGGCGGGAACCGCGCGCGAGAGCGCACGCGCCGCCGCGATGGGACCGGGCGGCACAGCCCCTCCGGCCGCCGGCCCGACCGACGTCGAGCCGCCGTCGCGCTGGCACACGACGTTCCAGCAGATCGTCACGGGCAACGCGATCATCTCGGTGCTCGCCGTCGTGCTGGCCCTCATCGTCGGCGCGATCATGATCGCCTTCACCGACGAGCGGGTGCAGGAGGCGAGTGCGTACTTCTTCTCGCGTCCGTCCGACATGCTGCTCGCGATCTGGGACTCAGTGTCAGGAGCGTACGCGGCGCTCTTCCAGGGCTCGATCTACAACTTCCGCCGCGATGACTTCATCGCGGGCATTCGTCCGCTCACCGAGACCCTCACCTTCGCGACGCCGCTCATCGCCGGTGGTCTCGGCGTGGGGCTCGCGTTCCGCGTGGGCATGTTCAACATCGGCGGGCGCGGCCAGATGCTCATCGCGGCATCCGTGGCCGGCTGGATCGGCTTCGGCTTCGATCTGCCGTGGGGCCTGCACATGATCGTCGCCCTCATCGGCGGCCTCGTGGGGGGCGCGCTCTGGGCGGGCGTCGCCGGGCTTCTGAAGGCGCGAACCGGCGCACACGAGGTGATCGTCACGATCATGCTCAACTACGTCGCCTTCTACCTCGTCTCGTGGATGCTGCGTACCCCCGGCCTGCTCCAGGCTCCGGGGTCGAGCAATCCGAAGACGCCGGCCATGAAGGAGACGGCGATCTTCCCCGAGCTGCTGGGGCCGCAGTACAACCTGCACTTCGGCTTCATCCTCGTCATCATCGCCACGGTCGTCGTCTGGTGGATCCTCACGCGCTCGAGCCTCGGCTTCCGGTTCCGCGCCGTCGGCGAGAACCCGAATGCAGCGCGAGCCGCCGGCATCAACGTGAAGGCGATGTACGTCTATGCGATGCTCATCGCCGGCGCGCTCCTCGGCCTCGCGGGCGTGAGCCAGGTGCTCGGCACCGTCACCACCGGATTCACGGCGGGCATTGACGCCGGAATCGGCTTCGATGCCATCACCGTGGCGCTGCTCGGCCGTTCGCGGCCATGGGGCATCTTCATCGCCGGCATCCTGTTCGGAGCGTTCAAGGCCGGCGGGTTCTCGATGCAGGCCGCCGAGGGCGTGCCGATCGAGATCGTGCTCGTCGTGCAGTCGCTCATCGTGCTCTTCATCGCGGCGCCGCCGCTCGTGCGAACGATCTTCCGCCTCCCGGCTCCGGGTGGTCCGCGCAGACCGCGACCGCTCGTCTCGAAGGAGGTGGAGGCGAAATGA
- a CDS encoding ABC transporter permease, giving the protein MSQTVQQPAPASEVVILPTTVVTSWKAPIAFAAFTLGALALAVFAPREGVTTFRLSTPSDVIQLPELSAPSLATLWVIVALLVLATAYSISLVATKRRVPLWLIVVFAILFMVGFLTWAAAGSTIPVIGLLFGTLSLAVPLIFGSLSGVIGERVGVINIAIEGQLLAGAFTAAVVASLTGQVLLGLVAAMIAGMLVGMVLAVFAIKYFVDQVIVGVVLNVLIIGLTSFFYSQVLTPNAAVLNSTAQRFDRLPIPVLSEIPIIGPVLFRQTLVVYLMYIAVALVFFGLFYTRWGLRLRAVGEHPQAADTVGIKVNRTRFWNVALAGSIAGLGGTFFTIGSGIAFNKEMTAGAGFIALAAVIFGQWDPIKATLAALLFGFASNLQNTLSVIGSPVPSEFMLMLPYVVTIFAVAGLVGKVRGPAAAGKPYIKS; this is encoded by the coding sequence ATGAGCCAGACCGTGCAGCAGCCCGCCCCGGCGTCAGAGGTCGTCATCCTGCCGACCACGGTCGTCACCAGCTGGAAGGCGCCGATCGCCTTCGCCGCCTTCACCCTCGGCGCCCTCGCCCTCGCCGTCTTCGCGCCTCGCGAGGGAGTGACGACATTCCGGCTCTCGACCCCGTCCGACGTCATCCAACTGCCCGAGCTCTCCGCGCCCTCGCTCGCGACCCTGTGGGTCATCGTCGCGTTGCTCGTGCTCGCGACCGCCTACTCGATCAGCCTCGTGGCGACGAAGCGCCGGGTGCCGCTCTGGCTCATCGTGGTGTTCGCCATCCTGTTCATGGTCGGGTTCCTGACCTGGGCGGCGGCCGGGTCGACCATCCCCGTCATCGGTCTCCTCTTCGGCACCCTCAGCCTCGCGGTTCCGCTCATCTTCGGCTCGCTCTCGGGCGTGATCGGAGAACGAGTCGGCGTCATCAACATCGCGATCGAGGGTCAGTTGCTCGCCGGCGCCTTCACCGCAGCGGTCGTCGCGTCGCTGACCGGCCAGGTGCTGCTGGGGCTCGTCGCCGCGATGATCGCCGGAATGCTCGTCGGAATGGTGCTCGCGGTATTCGCGATCAAGTACTTCGTCGACCAGGTCATCGTCGGTGTCGTGCTCAACGTGCTCATCATCGGTCTCACGAGCTTCTTCTATTCGCAAGTGCTCACGCCGAACGCTGCCGTGCTCAACAGCACCGCCCAGCGCTTCGATCGGCTCCCGATCCCGGTGCTCAGTGAGATCCCGATCATCGGGCCGGTGCTCTTCCGCCAGACGCTCGTCGTGTACCTCATGTACATCGCCGTCGCCCTGGTCTTCTTCGGGCTCTTCTACACGAGATGGGGCCTCCGGCTTCGCGCGGTGGGCGAGCACCCGCAGGCGGCCGACACCGTCGGGATCAAGGTCAACCGCACGCGCTTCTGGAACGTCGCCCTCGCCGGTTCGATCGCCGGCCTCGGCGGCACCTTCTTCACGATCGGGTCGGGCATCGCCTTCAACAAGGAGATGACCGCCGGCGCCGGCTTCATCGCGCTCGCGGCCGTGATCTTCGGGCAATGGGACCCGATCAAGGCCACCCTCGCCGCGTTGCTGTTCGGGTTCGCCTCCAACCTGCAGAACACGCTCTCGGTCATCGGCTCACCGGTGCCGAGCGAGTTCATGCTCATGCTGCCGTACGTCGTCACGATCTTCGCGGTCGCCGGACTCGTCGGCAAGGTGCGCGGCCCCGCTGCGGCCGGCAAACCGTATATCAAGTCCTGA
- a CDS encoding cytidine deaminase, translating into MTATDSIDWQALRARAREAMAKAYVPYSEFPVGAAAIADDGRVVSGCNVENASYGVTLCAECSLVSALVMSGGGKLVAFTCVDGHGSVLMPCGRCRQLLYEHSAEGMLLETVSGIKTIDEVLPDAFGPRQLAEFRGAGA; encoded by the coding sequence ATGACCGCTACGGATTCGATCGATTGGCAGGCGCTGCGCGCGCGTGCCCGAGAAGCGATGGCGAAGGCCTACGTGCCCTACTCGGAGTTCCCCGTCGGTGCGGCGGCGATCGCCGACGACGGCCGGGTCGTGAGCGGATGCAATGTCGAGAACGCCTCCTACGGCGTGACCCTGTGCGCCGAGTGCTCGCTCGTCTCCGCGCTCGTCATGTCGGGCGGCGGCAAGCTCGTGGCGTTCACCTGCGTCGACGGCCACGGCTCGGTGCTCATGCCGTGCGGCCGCTGCCGCCAGCTGCTCTACGAGCACTCGGCCGAGGGGATGCTCCTCGAGACCGTCTCCGGCATCAAGACGATCGACGAGGTGCTGCCCGACGCCTTCGGGCCGCGCCAGCTCGCCGAGTTCCGCGGAGCGGGCGCGTGA
- a CDS encoding thymidine phosphorylase produces MSAIEAFDAVDLIRAKRDGRELDTVEIDWLIDAYTRGYVADEQMSAMTMAIFLNGMSRREIKDMTMAMIASGERMDFSGLGKPTSDKHSTGGVGDKITLPLMPLVASFGVAVPQLSGRGLGHTGGTLDKLESIPGWRADLTNDEMFAQLRDVGGVICAAGPGLAPADKKLYALRDITGTVEAIPLIASSIMSKKIAEGTGALVLDVKFGSGAFLQDIERSRELARTMVELGEDAGVATSALITNMNVPLGLTIGNANEVRESVEVLAGGGPSDVRELTVALAREMLALAGQPDADVEAALDDGRAMDTWRRAIEAQGGDPGATLPVAREQHVVTADRDGVLVAQVALPFGIAAWRLGAGRARKEDPVHHAAGIDLHAKPGDEVRAGAPLFTLYADEPARFARALEAVEGAWRIGDAGDPIDDGGPLIADRIGR; encoded by the coding sequence GTGAGCGCGATCGAGGCGTTCGACGCCGTCGACCTCATTCGGGCGAAGCGCGACGGTCGTGAGCTCGACACCGTCGAGATCGACTGGCTGATCGACGCGTACACCCGCGGCTACGTCGCCGACGAGCAGATGTCGGCGATGACCATGGCGATCTTCCTGAACGGCATGTCCCGACGCGAGATCAAGGACATGACCATGGCGATGATCGCCTCGGGCGAGCGCATGGACTTCTCCGGCCTCGGCAAGCCGACGAGCGACAAGCACTCCACGGGCGGGGTCGGCGACAAGATCACGCTGCCGCTCATGCCCCTCGTGGCATCGTTCGGCGTCGCCGTGCCGCAGCTGTCCGGGCGAGGGCTCGGGCACACGGGCGGCACACTCGACAAGCTCGAGTCGATCCCCGGCTGGCGCGCCGACCTCACGAACGACGAGATGTTCGCGCAGCTGCGCGACGTGGGCGGCGTCATCTGCGCCGCGGGCCCCGGGCTCGCGCCCGCCGACAAGAAGCTCTACGCACTGCGCGACATCACGGGCACCGTCGAGGCCATCCCGCTCATCGCGTCGTCGATCATGTCGAAGAAGATCGCCGAGGGCACGGGCGCGCTCGTGCTCGACGTCAAGTTCGGCTCGGGTGCCTTCCTGCAAGACATCGAGCGTTCGCGCGAACTGGCGCGCACGATGGTCGAGCTCGGCGAAGACGCCGGCGTCGCGACCTCCGCGCTCATCACGAACATGAACGTGCCGCTCGGGCTCACGATCGGCAACGCCAACGAGGTGCGCGAATCGGTCGAGGTGCTCGCCGGCGGCGGACCGTCGGATGTCCGCGAGCTCACGGTCGCGCTCGCGCGCGAGATGCTCGCGCTCGCCGGCCAGCCCGACGCCGACGTCGAAGCAGCGCTCGACGACGGCCGGGCGATGGACACGTGGCGCCGGGCGATCGAGGCGCAGGGCGGCGATCCCGGCGCAACGCTTCCCGTCGCTCGGGAACAGCACGTCGTGACGGCCGACCGCGACGGCGTGCTCGTCGCCCAGGTGGCCCTGCCGTTCGGCATCGCCGCATGGCGCCTCGGCGCGGGCCGCGCCCGCAAGGAAGATCCGGTGCATCACGCCGCCGGCATCGACCTGCACGCCAAACCCGGCGACGAGGTGCGTGCCGGCGCGCCGCTGTTCACGCTGTACGCCGACGAGCCCGCTCGGTTTGCACGGGCGCTCGAAGCGGTCGAGGGCGCGTGGCGGATCGGCGATGCCGGCGACCCGATCGACGATGGCGGACCCCTCATCGCCGACCGCATCGGCCGATGA
- a CDS encoding adenosine deaminase, which produces MNTIPTEYRLEGDGTSIQALPKISLHDHLDGGLRPQTLLELADELGLEVPATDAESLGAWFAEQSNSGSLVEYLKTFDLTTAVMQTRAGLSRVAREFVQDLAADGVIYGEIRWAPEQHLTRGLSLDEVVEAVQAGIEQGIDDALHQGHVIRAGQLVTAMRHADRSLEIAELAVRHRERGVVGFDIAGAEAGFLPSRHRTAFDYLATQFFPVTVHAGEADGLESIRSALFDGRALRLGHGVRIAEDLTIERQDDDNTYVSLGATARWVRDREIALETSPSSNLQTGAIAAWGDELVDHPFDLLYQLGFRVTVNTDNRLQSGTSLSRELALLSDAFGYDLDDLETFQLNAAASAFLPLDDREELVELIEDGFDEA; this is translated from the coding sequence GTGAACACGATTCCGACCGAGTACCGCCTCGAAGGCGATGGCACGAGCATCCAGGCACTGCCGAAGATCTCGCTGCACGACCACCTCGATGGCGGACTGCGTCCGCAGACCCTCCTCGAGCTCGCCGACGAGCTCGGCCTCGAGGTGCCGGCCACCGACGCCGAGTCGCTCGGAGCGTGGTTCGCCGAACAGTCGAACTCCGGCTCGCTCGTCGAGTACCTGAAGACCTTCGACCTCACGACCGCCGTGATGCAGACGCGCGCCGGTCTCAGTCGCGTGGCGCGCGAGTTCGTGCAAGACCTTGCCGCCGACGGCGTGATCTACGGCGAGATCCGCTGGGCGCCCGAGCAGCACCTCACGCGCGGCCTGAGCCTCGACGAGGTCGTCGAGGCGGTGCAGGCGGGCATCGAGCAGGGCATCGACGACGCGCTGCACCAGGGCCACGTCATCCGGGCCGGCCAGCTCGTCACCGCCATGCGGCATGCCGACCGCAGCCTCGAGATCGCCGAGCTCGCGGTGCGCCACCGCGAGCGTGGCGTGGTCGGGTTCGACATCGCGGGCGCCGAAGCGGGCTTCCTGCCGAGCCGGCACCGCACTGCCTTCGACTACCTCGCGACGCAGTTCTTCCCGGTCACCGTGCATGCAGGCGAGGCAGACGGCCTCGAGTCGATCCGCAGCGCGCTCTTCGACGGTCGAGCGCTCCGCCTCGGTCACGGCGTTCGCATCGCCGAAGACCTCACGATCGAGCGGCAAGACGACGACAACACCTACGTCTCGCTCGGCGCGACCGCGCGATGGGTGCGTGATCGCGAGATCGCGCTCGAGACGAGCCCGTCCTCGAACCTGCAGACCGGCGCGATCGCCGCGTGGGGCGACGAACTCGTCGACCACCCGTTCGACCTGCTCTACCAGCTCGGGTTCCGCGTCACGGTCAACACCGACAACCGGCTGCAGAGCGGCACCTCGCTCAGCCGCGAGCTCGCGCTCCTCAGCGACGCGTTCGGGTACGACCTCGACGACCTCGAGACGTTCCAGCTGAATGCCGCGGCATCCGCGTTCCTGCCGCTCGACGACCGCGAAGAGCTCGTCGAGCTCATCGAAGACGGGTTCGACGAAGCCTGA
- a CDS encoding PTS sugar transporter subunit IIA translates to MTIPSLPDTAVVLGARVDDWRAAVREAGRALTRSGATREEYADRMIAVIEEFGAYVVIAPGLALAHARPGPDVRREGLAIVTLAEAVPFGHPHNDPVAVVVGLAVSNADEHVASVAKLANAFNDSGIVARVAAASSAAEVRSILGIDDEAGAGS, encoded by the coding sequence ATGACCATCCCGTCGCTTCCCGACACGGCCGTCGTGCTCGGCGCGCGTGTCGACGATTGGCGCGCGGCCGTCCGCGAGGCGGGCCGAGCCCTCACCCGCTCGGGTGCCACGCGGGAGGAGTACGCCGACCGCATGATCGCGGTCATCGAGGAGTTCGGCGCCTACGTCGTGATCGCGCCAGGGCTCGCCCTCGCGCACGCACGTCCCGGCCCCGACGTGCGCCGGGAAGGACTCGCCATCGTGACGCTCGCCGAGGCGGTGCCGTTCGGGCATCCGCACAACGACCCCGTCGCGGTCGTCGTGGGTCTTGCGGTGTCGAACGCCGACGAGCACGTGGCATCCGTCGCCAAGCTCGCGAACGCTTTCAACGACAGCGGAATCGTCGCCCGCGTGGCAGCGGCGTCGTCCGCGGCCGAGGTGCGCTCGATCCTCGGCATCGACGACGAGGCAGGAGCCGGCTCGTGA
- a CDS encoding PTS sugar transporter subunit IIB, with protein sequence MRIVAVCGVGIGTSAILKVNAERALSRLGLTADVSASDLAGVADAAADAQVILTSTELAAAVRKAIGRSFAEIIEVQNYFDVDEIGTKLEESLG encoded by the coding sequence GTGAGGATCGTCGCGGTCTGCGGGGTCGGCATCGGCACGTCGGCCATCCTCAAGGTGAATGCCGAGCGCGCCCTCTCCCGGCTCGGGCTCACGGCCGACGTCAGCGCGAGCGACCTCGCGGGGGTCGCCGATGCCGCTGCCGACGCGCAGGTCATCCTGACGTCGACCGAGCTCGCCGCAGCGGTGCGCAAGGCGATCGGCCGGAGCTTCGCCGAGATCATCGAGGTGCAGAACTACTTCGACGTCGACGAGATCGGCACGAAGCTCGAGGAGTCGCTCGGCTGA
- a CDS encoding phospho-sugar mutase: protein MNAADTTRLALAEAWIAQDPDPETRVELAALVEGARAGDAEASAELADRFDSRLAFGTAGLRGAIAAGPNRMNRVLVSQAAAGLAAYLVEHAEPGTSPSVVIGYDGRKNSDVFARDSAEIMAGAGVRAILLPRLLPTPVLAFAVRHLGVSAGVMVTASHNPPNDNGYKVYLGGEHHGSQIVAPADAEIAAHILQVAATSPVDTLPRAAFATAPESIVDEYVRQTAAVAVRPTTQPRVVYTALHGVGWETMSRVLEVAGFDGPALVEAQIDPDETFPTVSFPNPEEPGAMDLSFERAREVGADLIIANDPDADRLAIAIPDAAESHGYRRLTGNEVGLILGWQAAERAAAVAGDSGPNGALACSIVSSPGLEAIARAFDLDFESTLTGFKWISRAPGLVFGFEEALGYLVNPETVRDKDGISAALAFLSLTAELQAAGRTVADHLDEFIERFGCFASSQLSLRVTDLARIGEIMARLRAAPPASVGGIRVERIEDLSDGFGDLPPSDVLRLVLEGGARVMVRPSGTEPKLKVYIDAVSDVGSVGDRRAAASAAVDRLEHGMRELTA from the coding sequence ATGAACGCCGCCGACACGACACGCCTCGCCCTCGCCGAAGCGTGGATCGCCCAAGACCCCGACCCCGAGACCCGGGTCGAGCTCGCCGCACTCGTCGAGGGTGCCCGCGCGGGCGACGCCGAGGCATCCGCAGAGCTCGCGGACCGCTTCGACTCGAGGCTCGCGTTCGGCACCGCCGGCCTCCGCGGCGCGATCGCGGCCGGACCCAACCGCATGAACCGGGTGCTCGTGTCGCAAGCCGCCGCCGGGCTCGCCGCGTACCTCGTCGAGCACGCCGAACCGGGCACCTCGCCCTCGGTCGTCATCGGATACGACGGCCGCAAGAACTCCGACGTCTTCGCGCGCGACTCGGCGGAGATCATGGCGGGCGCGGGCGTGCGCGCGATCCTCCTGCCGAGGCTCCTGCCGACTCCCGTGCTCGCCTTCGCGGTGCGCCACCTGGGCGTCTCGGCGGGCGTCATGGTGACGGCATCGCACAACCCGCCGAACGACAACGGCTACAAGGTGTACCTCGGCGGCGAGCACCACGGTTCGCAGATCGTCGCACCGGCCGACGCCGAGATCGCCGCGCACATCCTGCAGGTCGCGGCGACGTCGCCCGTCGACACGCTGCCGCGCGCTGCATTCGCGACCGCCCCCGAGTCGATCGTCGACGAGTACGTCCGGCAGACGGCCGCCGTGGCTGTACGCCCCACGACGCAACCGCGCGTCGTGTACACGGCGCTGCACGGCGTCGGCTGGGAGACGATGTCGCGAGTGCTCGAGGTCGCCGGATTCGATGGCCCTGCACTCGTCGAGGCGCAGATCGACCCCGACGAGACGTTCCCCACCGTCTCGTTCCCGAACCCCGAAGAGCCCGGGGCGATGGACCTCAGCTTCGAGCGCGCGCGCGAGGTCGGCGCCGATCTCATCATCGCGAACGACCCCGACGCGGATCGCCTCGCGATCGCGATCCCCGATGCCGCAGAATCCCACGGCTATCGACGGCTCACCGGAAACGAGGTCGGCCTCATCCTAGGCTGGCAGGCCGCGGAGCGCGCTGCGGCGGTGGCGGGCGACTCCGGCCCGAACGGCGCGCTCGCGTGCTCGATCGTGTCCTCCCCCGGACTCGAGGCGATCGCCCGTGCGTTCGACCTCGACTTCGAGTCGACGCTCACCGGCTTCAAGTGGATCTCCCGCGCACCCGGCCTCGTCTTCGGGTTCGAGGAGGCACTCGGCTATCTCGTGAACCCAGAGACCGTGCGCGACAAAGACGGCATCTCCGCTGCCCTCGCGTTCCTCTCGCTCACCGCCGAGTTGCAAGCGGCCGGCCGCACGGTCGCCGACCACCTCGATGAGTTCATCGAGCGGTTCGGATGCTTCGCCTCATCGCAGCTCTCGCTGCGCGTCACCGACCTCGCTCGCATCGGGGAGATCATGGCTCGCCTCCGCGCAGCTCCGCCGGCATCGGTGGGGGGCATCCGCGTCGAGCGCATCGAGGACCTGAGCGACGGCTTCGGCGACCTCCCGCCCTCCGACGTGCTGCGCCTCGTGCTCGAGGGCGGAGCCCGGGTGATGGTGCGACCCAGCGGCACCGAGCCGAAGCTCAAGGTGTACATCGACGCCGTCTCCGATGTGGGGTCGGTCGGGGATCGCCGCGCCGCGGCATCCGCTGCCGTCGACCGTCTCGAGCACGGCATGCGGGAGCTCACGGCCTGA